The Clostridioides sp. ES-S-0010-02 genome window below encodes:
- a CDS encoding MarR family transcriptional regulator, with amino-acid sequence MNKEEQVMMGFRDLLNKTVWLNKFKMEESLKGYKSSEVHCIEYIGRNVDCNVTKLAEYFYMTRGAISKVTKKLIKKGVIESYQKPDNKKEIYFRLTEQGKTVYNIHEELHKEFQERDKVVFEQVTDEQFDSMISFVENYNRHLDEEIKKQGIILK; translated from the coding sequence ATGAATAAAGAAGAACAGGTCATGATGGGTTTTAGAGATTTACTAAATAAGACTGTTTGGCTTAATAAATTTAAGATGGAAGAGAGTCTCAAGGGTTATAAGTCTTCTGAAGTACATTGCATTGAATACATTGGAAGAAATGTAGACTGCAATGTGACAAAACTGGCAGAATACTTTTATATGACTAGAGGCGCCATAAGTAAAGTAACTAAAAAGTTAATAAAAAAAGGTGTTATTGAAAGTTACCAGAAGCCTGATAATAAAAAAGAAATCTATTTTAGACTTACTGAGCAAGGTAAAACAGTTTATAATATCCATGAGGAACTTCATAAAGAGTTTCAAGAACGTGATAAAGTTGTATTTGAGCAGGTAACTGATGAACAATTTGACAGTATGATTAGCTTTGTCGAAAATTATAACCGACATTTGGATGAAGAAATAAAAAAACAGGGGATAATATTAAAGTAG